Proteins co-encoded in one Rhodococcus sp. PAMC28707 genomic window:
- a CDS encoding acetyl-CoA acetyltransferase, whose translation MTDPTTVPVIIGVADIRSGRAGALASPRDPLDLISEATIAALADTGIETIGSRVDTIYAVKTASWSYDDLPGLLGKRIGADTPQTWTSSIGGHWPTALLDRIGSEIADRSSSVALLVGGEAQASLNALIKLGADPTTRGWLAAPGGPPTFTSDDLGSPEMQRAGILAPTRVYPLFENRFSYEIGDSPQQSREYSARMYAQFSELAAAHPCAWMCTARTSEDIATSGPKNRLVSDAYPLTMNAMPFVDQAAAIVICSLAAALELGVAKDRIVYLWGGAGATESADVLARKDFGRSAALTSAVDRTLKQAEVTGSDLGIVDAYSCFPVVPKLLIQALGLPHSTVPSVLGGHSLFGGPLNSYTLHAVAEVTRLLRSTDVAAPALVHANGGYLTHQHTVLLSRNPHRNGYVGDPKPHEIPATGPPMLHGYVGDADIVTATIDFERDESPKSALIIAVTDDGSRVAGHTDSKDAAELLRYTQGGARSLVGARISITDHDGRVAVSLKEEVQL comes from the coding sequence ATGACAGACCCCACGACAGTGCCGGTGATCATCGGCGTTGCCGATATTCGCTCGGGACGGGCCGGAGCACTCGCTTCGCCGCGGGATCCCCTGGATCTCATCTCCGAAGCAACGATCGCAGCCCTTGCCGACACCGGAATCGAGACAATCGGCTCCCGCGTGGACACGATCTACGCGGTGAAAACCGCGAGCTGGTCCTACGACGATTTACCTGGCCTGCTCGGAAAACGTATCGGCGCAGACACCCCGCAAACCTGGACCAGTTCGATCGGCGGCCACTGGCCGACGGCTCTACTCGATCGCATCGGCTCCGAGATCGCCGACCGATCCTCGTCGGTGGCGCTCTTGGTGGGCGGTGAAGCCCAAGCATCACTGAACGCGTTGATCAAGCTCGGCGCCGATCCGACCACTCGGGGCTGGCTTGCTGCGCCCGGGGGGCCACCCACCTTCACCTCGGACGACCTCGGCAGCCCCGAGATGCAACGCGCCGGGATACTCGCGCCGACCCGCGTGTACCCACTGTTCGAGAACCGGTTCAGCTACGAGATCGGCGACAGCCCCCAGCAGTCTCGTGAGTATTCGGCTCGGATGTATGCACAGTTCTCCGAACTTGCTGCCGCACACCCGTGCGCGTGGATGTGCACCGCGCGGACATCGGAAGACATCGCCACCAGCGGACCCAAGAACCGGTTGGTCAGCGACGCGTACCCACTGACGATGAATGCGATGCCGTTCGTCGATCAAGCTGCCGCAATCGTCATATGTTCACTCGCCGCTGCCCTCGAACTCGGTGTCGCGAAGGACCGCATCGTCTACCTGTGGGGCGGCGCCGGTGCAACCGAATCTGCAGACGTCCTCGCGCGCAAAGACTTCGGTCGATCGGCAGCACTGACATCCGCCGTCGACCGCACCCTGAAACAGGCCGAGGTGACAGGTAGCGACCTAGGAATCGTCGACGCCTACAGTTGCTTCCCCGTGGTGCCGAAGCTGCTGATCCAGGCTCTGGGTCTTCCGCACTCGACCGTGCCCAGCGTCCTGGGCGGTCACTCCCTTTTCGGTGGACCGCTCAACAGCTACACACTCCACGCGGTCGCCGAGGTCACCCGACTGTTGCGCAGCACCGACGTCGCCGCACCGGCACTGGTCCATGCGAACGGTGGCTATCTCACCCATCAGCACACCGTGCTGTTGTCACGCAATCCTCATCGCAACGGGTACGTCGGCGATCCGAAACCTCACGAGATACCGGCAACCGGTCCACCCATGCTCCACGGTTACGTTGGTGATGCCGATATCGTCACCGCAACAATCGATTTCGAGCGGGACGAGAGCCCTAAGTCGGCATTGATCATCGCGGTGACCGACGATGGATCACGGGTCGCAGGCCACACCGACTCGAAGGACGCCGCAGAACTGCTTCGCTACACGCAAGGCGGCGCTCGCTCGCTCGTCGGCGCGCGAATATCGATCACCGACCACGACGGCCGGGTCGCGGTCTCATTGAAAGAAGAGGTACAGCTATGA
- a CDS encoding enoyl-CoA hydratase-related protein — translation MTEVVLTETRGHTMLVTINRPAAANSINADVHRGLGEAWELAQATDEIRVVVLTGAGEATFCAGADLKALGTSGPDGVTPPDTAHWGFAGVVKHHITKPIIAAVNGNALGGGTELALASDLVVAADTSTFGLPEVKRGLIAGAGGVFRLVTAIPRAVALELLLTGNALSAEDALRWGLVNRVVPQAEVLTTALALAETIAGGAPLAVQASKTVARGIVDGVVPSEAEGWALTEQALARLSTSADTMEGIMAFLEKRDPIWSGK, via the coding sequence ATGACCGAAGTCGTACTCACCGAAACACGTGGTCACACAATGCTCGTGACCATCAACCGACCGGCAGCCGCCAACAGCATCAATGCCGATGTGCACCGCGGTCTCGGTGAAGCGTGGGAACTGGCGCAAGCCACCGATGAGATCCGAGTGGTGGTGCTGACCGGGGCTGGCGAGGCAACGTTCTGCGCCGGCGCAGATCTCAAGGCCCTCGGCACCTCCGGACCGGATGGGGTGACGCCGCCCGACACCGCACACTGGGGTTTCGCCGGAGTTGTCAAACACCACATCACGAAACCCATCATCGCTGCAGTCAACGGCAACGCACTCGGCGGCGGAACAGAACTCGCGCTCGCAAGCGATCTCGTTGTGGCAGCGGACACGTCGACCTTCGGGCTACCGGAAGTCAAGCGCGGTTTGATCGCAGGTGCCGGCGGAGTATTTCGACTCGTCACCGCCATCCCACGCGCGGTCGCGCTGGAACTGCTGCTCACCGGTAACGCACTGAGCGCCGAGGATGCGCTGCGTTGGGGCTTGGTCAATCGTGTGGTCCCGCAGGCCGAGGTACTGACCACCGCTCTTGCACTCGCCGAGACCATTGCCGGCGGTGCGCCGTTGGCGGTGCAAGCCAGCAAGACCGTTGCCCGCGGCATCGTCGACGGGGTAGTCCCCAGTGAGGCAGAGGGCTGGGCCCTCACCGAACAGGCCCTGGCACGGTTGAGTACTTCGGCCGACACGATGGAAGGCATCATGGCTTTCCTGGAGAAGCGTGACCCGATCTGGAGCGGAAAATGA
- a CDS encoding acyl-CoA dehydrogenase family protein, whose product MTAALLNSWDTDDRKALRDLTRQFTTKHVLPDLATWERNGEVPRELHHTAATLGLLGASTPESVGGSGGNALDMLAILEEIILSGGSSGLISALFSHGIATPHIVSSGNDDLIDRFARPALEGRMIGALAITEPGGGSDVANISTTATRDGDSYVINGSKLYITSGTRADFVTTAVRTGDRGHAGISLIVVPTTTTGFTVSRRLEKMGWLCSDTAELFYDNVRVPAQNLIGDEGSGFGQIAQQFQGERLSLAFQAVATARRCLNLTTEWVRSRETFGRPLSTRQVVRHRIAELATEITAAEEFCRSVAVRWVDDGGMLAETAMAKNNAVKVCDHAVYEAVQLFGGLGCMRESEVERHYRDARVLGIGGGTTEIMNEIICKMLGL is encoded by the coding sequence ATGACTGCTGCACTATTGAATTCATGGGACACCGATGACCGTAAGGCATTGCGCGATCTCACCCGACAGTTCACCACCAAGCACGTCCTTCCCGATCTCGCCACCTGGGAGCGCAATGGCGAGGTTCCCCGCGAACTGCATCACACTGCGGCCACGCTGGGCCTTCTCGGGGCATCGACTCCCGAAAGTGTCGGCGGGTCGGGCGGTAATGCACTCGACATGCTGGCAATCCTCGAGGAGATCATTCTGTCCGGGGGCTCGTCGGGCCTGATCTCGGCGCTGTTCAGTCACGGGATCGCAACCCCGCATATCGTGTCCTCGGGCAACGACGATCTCATCGACCGATTCGCGCGTCCAGCGTTGGAAGGACGGATGATCGGGGCGCTGGCGATCACCGAACCGGGCGGCGGATCCGACGTCGCGAACATCTCCACCACTGCCACCCGCGATGGGGACTCCTACGTCATCAACGGCTCCAAGCTCTACATCACCTCCGGTACGCGTGCAGACTTCGTCACCACCGCTGTGCGGACCGGAGATCGTGGACACGCCGGCATCTCCCTCATCGTGGTCCCCACCACCACAACAGGATTCACCGTGTCCCGACGCCTGGAGAAGATGGGGTGGCTGTGTTCGGACACCGCCGAACTGTTCTACGACAACGTGCGCGTCCCGGCTCAGAACCTTATCGGCGACGAGGGATCGGGTTTCGGACAGATCGCCCAACAGTTCCAAGGTGAGCGACTGTCGTTGGCATTTCAGGCCGTCGCAACCGCCCGTCGATGCCTGAACCTGACCACGGAATGGGTGCGCTCACGCGAAACCTTCGGACGCCCACTGTCCACCCGCCAGGTCGTGCGCCATCGCATCGCCGAGTTGGCGACCGAAATCACTGCCGCCGAGGAGTTCTGCCGATCGGTAGCAGTGCGGTGGGTCGACGACGGAGGCATGCTCGCCGAAACAGCGATGGCCAAGAACAACGCGGTCAAAGTCTGCGACCACGCTGTCTACGAAGCCGTCCAATTATTCGGCGGACTCGGTTGCATGCGCGAGTCAGAGGTCGAACGGCACTACCGCGATGCCCGAGTCCTGGGCATCGGTGGTGGAACTACCGAAATCATGAACGAGATCATCTGCAAGATGCTCGGACTCTGA
- a CDS encoding acyl-CoA dehydrogenase family protein, translated as MERTIFEPEHELFRESFKKFLAQHVAPFHEKWEEQNIVDRDVWVEAGKQGFLGMDVPEEFGGGGVKDFRYNVVITEEATKGGYSGIGFMLHNDVVAPYLIDLCNEEQKQRWLPGFASGELISAIAMTEPGTGSDLQGIKTRAVRDGDDWILNGSKTFITNGINADIVIVVACTDPDKGAQGFSLFVVERGMPGFERGRNLDKIGLKAQDTAELSFTDVRIPAANMLGDEGQGFLYLMKNLPQERLSIAVVAAAVMESVLESTIQYCRDRKAFGKSIGKFQNTRFVLAEEATMATAVRILVDKFIEQLNDEKLTVQEAAMAKWWTTEAQVKLIDRCLQLHGGYGYMKEYPVAKAFMDSRVQTIYGGTTEIMKEIIGRSLNL; from the coding sequence ATGGAACGTACTATTTTCGAACCCGAGCACGAGCTCTTTCGGGAATCCTTCAAGAAGTTCTTGGCGCAACACGTCGCGCCATTTCACGAGAAGTGGGAAGAGCAGAATATTGTCGACCGCGACGTCTGGGTGGAAGCCGGCAAGCAAGGATTTCTCGGGATGGACGTTCCCGAGGAATTCGGTGGCGGTGGAGTCAAAGACTTCCGATACAACGTAGTCATCACGGAAGAAGCCACCAAGGGTGGTTACAGCGGTATCGGATTCATGCTCCATAACGATGTCGTCGCTCCATATCTGATCGACCTCTGCAACGAAGAGCAGAAACAGCGTTGGCTCCCGGGATTTGCATCGGGAGAACTGATCTCTGCTATTGCCATGACGGAGCCCGGAACCGGTAGCGACCTGCAAGGGATCAAGACCCGCGCAGTTCGCGACGGCGATGATTGGATTCTCAACGGCTCCAAGACTTTCATTACCAACGGCATCAACGCAGACATCGTGATCGTCGTGGCGTGCACCGATCCCGACAAAGGAGCACAGGGGTTCAGCCTCTTCGTCGTGGAACGAGGAATGCCAGGTTTCGAACGTGGCCGCAACCTCGACAAGATCGGGTTGAAGGCACAGGACACCGCAGAATTGAGCTTCACCGACGTCCGAATTCCCGCAGCCAACATGCTCGGCGACGAAGGACAGGGCTTTCTCTATCTGATGAAAAACCTGCCGCAGGAACGGTTGTCCATCGCAGTCGTAGCTGCTGCGGTCATGGAATCCGTCCTGGAGAGCACCATTCAATACTGCCGCGACCGTAAGGCTTTCGGTAAGTCGATCGGCAAGTTTCAGAACACACGATTCGTGTTGGCGGAGGAGGCCACGATGGCCACAGCCGTCCGCATCCTCGTGGACAAGTTCATCGAACAACTCAATGACGAGAAGCTGACCGTTCAAGAGGCAGCCATGGCCAAATGGTGGACAACCGAGGCGCAGGTGAAGCTGATCGACCGCTGTCTGCAACTTCACGGTGGCTACGGTTACATGAAAGAATACCCAGTAGCCAAGGCGTTCATGGATTCTCGTGTTCAGACCATCTACGGCGGCACGACCGAGATAATGAAGGAAATTATCGGACGTTCCTTGAACCTTTGA
- a CDS encoding cytochrome P450, with amino-acid sequence MSKVLAAPPAGSNLRPISGRSGIPGVGHSFEYIRDPLALMQKQWDRYGEVSWFSMVGRRWVAVLGPDACQEVLQNKDRAFANGDGWSVLIGPFFHGGLMLLDSKEHLRHRRIMQQAFTRSRLEKTVDVLNPALDSALDAWTPVTGFRAYTALKTLTLDLATEIFMGGAEDSTASEIALVKEAFVDCVQAATSVVRYPVPGTRWKRGLDGRQVLEDFFRHYLPARRASETDDLFSVLCHIESEDGQRFSDDEVIDHMIFLLMAAHDTSTITISTMMQYLGQHPQWQERCRTESLALGTSAPSYGDLDELSSLDLVMKECLRLVSPVPVMARRAVHDTEIQGHFVPAGSYAAVVPHFTHHMSQYWPEPERFDPERFADDRREDKVHRYAWEPFGGGVHKCLGMSFAGAEIKTIMHHLLLRYDWHVGADYVAPLDFTSLPFPSDGQPIDLRRREV; translated from the coding sequence ATGTCCAAAGTCCTGGCCGCCCCACCCGCTGGCTCGAACCTGCGCCCGATCTCGGGGCGATCCGGGATCCCCGGCGTCGGGCACTCGTTCGAATACATCCGCGACCCACTGGCATTGATGCAAAAGCAATGGGACCGATACGGCGAGGTCTCGTGGTTCTCGATGGTCGGGAGGCGTTGGGTTGCGGTGCTGGGGCCGGACGCGTGCCAGGAAGTGCTGCAGAACAAGGATCGGGCATTCGCAAACGGCGACGGTTGGTCGGTGCTGATCGGCCCCTTCTTTCACGGTGGTCTGATGCTGCTCGATTCCAAGGAACATCTGCGGCACCGTCGCATCATGCAGCAGGCGTTCACCCGATCGCGGCTCGAAAAAACTGTGGACGTGCTCAATCCGGCGCTGGACTCGGCGCTCGACGCGTGGACTCCGGTAACCGGATTCCGCGCCTACACTGCCCTCAAAACCCTCACCCTCGATCTCGCCACCGAAATCTTCATGGGCGGCGCGGAAGACTCTACCGCCAGCGAAATCGCCTTGGTGAAAGAAGCTTTCGTCGATTGTGTGCAAGCGGCTACCTCGGTGGTCCGCTACCCGGTCCCGGGTACGAGGTGGAAGCGGGGGCTCGATGGCCGTCAGGTGCTCGAGGACTTCTTCCGGCACTACCTACCGGCACGTCGAGCCAGCGAAACGGACGATCTGTTCTCCGTGCTCTGTCACATCGAATCGGAGGACGGTCAACGCTTCAGCGACGACGAGGTCATCGATCACATGATCTTCCTTCTGATGGCCGCCCACGACACCTCCACGATCACCATTTCCACGATGATGCAGTACCTGGGTCAGCACCCACAGTGGCAGGAAAGATGCCGGACGGAGTCGCTCGCGTTGGGAACGTCGGCGCCCAGCTATGGCGATCTCGATGAACTGAGCAGCCTCGATCTGGTCATGAAGGAATGCCTCCGGCTTGTCTCGCCGGTGCCGGTGATGGCGCGCCGAGCAGTGCACGACACCGAAATACAGGGGCATTTCGTCCCCGCGGGAAGCTACGCAGCGGTGGTTCCACACTTCACCCATCACATGTCGCAGTACTGGCCCGAACCCGAACGGTTCGATCCCGAGCGCTTCGCGGACGATAGACGTGAAGACAAGGTGCACCGTTACGCTTGGGAGCCGTTCGGCGGCGGTGTACACAAGTGCCTCGGCATGTCGTTCGCCGGTGCCGAGATCAAAACGATCATGCATCACCTGCTGCTCCGATACGACTGGCACGTCGGCGCGGATTACGTTGCACCACTGGACTTCACCTCGTTACCGTTCCCCTCGGACGGCCAACCGATCGATCTCCGTCGACGCGAGGTATGA
- a CDS encoding SDR family NAD(P)-dependent oxidoreductase, whose product MSKSTVVIVGAGSGISAGIAQKFGKKGFTVILLARNAESLQLQVSKLQKENIEAHGIAADASVSDTLISAFGRITSEFGTPDVLVYNAGSNTISEPSTLEQKALLSDFTVNVMGGLTSAQQVIPGMIERKSGTILFTGGMLALNPVPSRASASIGKAGLRNLSFTLAEELAPHGITVGIVTIGGVVQPGTFFDPDLIAESYWELFTNGHPKEILYTQT is encoded by the coding sequence ATGAGCAAGTCCACTGTGGTAATCGTTGGGGCAGGCTCCGGCATAAGTGCAGGCATTGCCCAGAAGTTCGGCAAAAAAGGATTCACGGTTATCCTCCTTGCCAGAAATGCAGAATCACTGCAGTTGCAGGTGTCAAAACTCCAGAAGGAAAATATCGAAGCCCATGGGATCGCTGCCGACGCCTCGGTATCGGATACCTTGATCTCCGCGTTCGGCCGCATCACATCAGAATTCGGGACACCGGACGTCTTGGTCTACAACGCGGGATCCAACACGATCAGCGAACCGTCGACCTTGGAGCAAAAGGCGCTACTGAGCGACTTCACAGTCAATGTCATGGGCGGTCTGACGTCCGCGCAACAGGTCATCCCCGGGATGATCGAACGAAAGTCCGGAACCATCCTGTTCACCGGCGGCATGCTTGCGTTGAACCCCGTCCCTTCGCGAGCGTCTGCCTCGATAGGTAAAGCCGGATTGCGAAATCTGTCGTTCACCCTGGCCGAGGAACTGGCACCGCATGGCATCACTGTGGGTATCGTGACCATCGGCGGTGTAGTCCAGCCAGGCACCTTCTTCGATCCGGATTTGATTGCCGAGTCGTACTGGGAACTGTTCACCAACGGCCACCCGAAGGAAATTCTCTACACGCAAACGTAG
- a CDS encoding PucR family transcriptional regulator: MSADDMVVAWLRDFAAEALVPETLDGLVVRFAAAIAAEVPEVAADRELRRDLGISTREQGRALLVWLTGESSEVEPPPAAHDLARTIARRGMHLRVLMQIYRVGQKALLKFAAETASERITDPVLEPKVLIRLLERASHWLNVSLEVLADTYGQERERGLSGAFARRAETVQAIIRGEIADIGTASNRLDYPLLRHNTALVLWFEGSQPEPAEDGIGLLDSAARSLAATIGVRQLVTVPSGSRGLWAWMSADCEPDLTALAVGEDVPAGIRMAIGNPGVGIEGFRQSHTEAIAAQHVSESHPGRSHLIHYADIEILHLLEGNTGAARAMVSRELRGLDGSDASSEMLRRTLRSYLAANRSPDAAARSLGVHKNTVRYRIQRAEELLGRPIGPNRLKLELALEYADTYGPVVLNE, translated from the coding sequence GTGTCCGCTGATGACATGGTCGTTGCTTGGCTCCGGGACTTCGCAGCGGAGGCGCTGGTACCGGAAACGTTGGACGGCCTCGTTGTGCGCTTCGCCGCCGCTATCGCGGCCGAGGTCCCCGAGGTTGCTGCGGACCGAGAGCTTCGAAGAGATTTGGGCATCAGCACTCGTGAGCAGGGACGCGCATTGCTTGTTTGGCTCACCGGTGAATCCTCGGAGGTGGAACCCCCGCCGGCGGCGCACGATCTTGCACGCACAATCGCTCGCCGGGGTATGCATCTGAGGGTGCTGATGCAGATCTACCGCGTTGGGCAGAAGGCGCTGCTGAAATTCGCGGCGGAGACTGCGAGTGAGCGCATCACGGACCCGGTTCTGGAACCGAAAGTTCTGATTCGATTGCTGGAGCGGGCAAGTCATTGGCTCAACGTCTCACTGGAGGTGCTCGCCGACACCTACGGGCAAGAGAGAGAACGGGGATTGAGCGGCGCGTTCGCCCGGCGGGCGGAAACCGTGCAGGCGATCATACGCGGTGAGATCGCAGACATCGGGACGGCGTCGAACCGGTTGGACTACCCGTTGCTTCGGCACAACACTGCCCTTGTGCTGTGGTTCGAAGGCTCGCAGCCGGAGCCGGCCGAAGACGGTATCGGCCTCTTGGATTCCGCTGCCCGTTCGCTCGCTGCAACAATCGGGGTTCGGCAACTGGTGACGGTGCCATCTGGATCGCGCGGTCTGTGGGCATGGATGTCCGCGGATTGCGAACCGGACCTTACTGCGCTGGCCGTCGGCGAGGATGTTCCGGCCGGCATTCGGATGGCGATCGGTAACCCCGGCGTTGGCATCGAAGGATTTCGTCAGAGTCATACGGAGGCTATTGCTGCTCAGCATGTTTCGGAGTCTCATCCTGGTCGATCCCATCTGATTCACTACGCGGACATCGAGATTCTTCACTTGCTCGAAGGTAATACTGGCGCGGCCAGGGCAATGGTGTCCCGTGAACTCCGCGGCCTCGACGGTAGCGATGCATCCTCGGAGATGCTCCGTCGTACGTTGCGCAGCTATTTGGCGGCGAATCGCAGTCCGGACGCGGCCGCGCGGTCCCTCGGCGTCCACAAGAACACCGTGCGCTACCGCATTCAGCGCGCCGAGGAGTTGCTCGGCCGTCCAATCGGACCGAACAGGCTGAAGCTGGAACTCGCGCTCGAGTACGCCGACACCTACGGGCCGGTAGTCCTGAACGAGTGA
- a CDS encoding aldehyde dehydrogenase family protein has translation MTSETTVHTNHESIDVHCPADGRFVASVPDEGAATVTDTVRSLRTHQSEWEALGPEGRATWLRKLRDWLLDNERHLIDVLQSETGKPRAEAAIEPALACDLINYFADNAGKFLADERVRPHGPLSMSKRLIKTFRPYQVVGVITPWNFPLAMPAMDIIPALLAGAAVLLKPSEVTPLAAVELARGWSEIGAPPVFSVLTGRGDTGASVVDSVDFVQFTGSTATGRAIAVRAAERLVPCSLELGGKDPAIVLADADLDRAAAGIAWGGLFNAGQVCVSIERVYVEAPVYDDFVARLAKLVGSLRQGADDDGYGIDIGALATPAQRDLVARHVADAVEGGATALTGGKAGSTGTFFEPTVLVDVDQSMACIREETFGPTIPVVKVADADEAVRLANDSEYGLSATVWCGDRARGEEIARRLEAGAVNINDAFSNLFALGLPHGGWKQSGLGARFGGEYGIRKYTRQQAITVPRGPKLKRELLWYPYSPIRGRLVGRVLRALVARDPRRRLSVTSRSKSL, from the coding sequence ATGACATCGGAGACCACAGTGCACACGAACCACGAGAGCATCGACGTGCACTGCCCCGCAGACGGCCGGTTCGTCGCATCTGTCCCGGACGAGGGTGCCGCGACAGTAACCGATACGGTCCGAAGCTTGCGCACCCACCAATCCGAGTGGGAGGCGCTAGGCCCGGAAGGACGAGCCACGTGGCTACGGAAGCTGCGGGACTGGCTCCTCGACAATGAGCGCCACCTCATCGACGTGCTGCAGTCCGAGACCGGCAAGCCACGCGCAGAAGCAGCCATCGAACCTGCGCTTGCATGCGATCTGATCAACTATTTCGCAGACAACGCCGGCAAGTTTCTCGCCGACGAGCGAGTGCGGCCGCATGGCCCTCTGTCGATGAGCAAACGACTGATCAAGACCTTCCGCCCGTATCAGGTGGTGGGTGTGATCACGCCGTGGAATTTCCCGCTCGCGATGCCGGCGATGGACATCATTCCAGCTCTGCTTGCTGGTGCCGCTGTGCTGCTCAAGCCATCCGAGGTCACGCCACTGGCAGCGGTAGAGCTGGCGCGGGGATGGTCGGAAATCGGCGCTCCCCCAGTCTTTTCGGTACTCACCGGCCGCGGTGACACCGGTGCATCGGTCGTGGATTCAGTGGACTTCGTGCAGTTCACCGGTTCCACCGCAACCGGCCGAGCGATCGCGGTACGGGCTGCCGAGCGACTGGTGCCCTGCAGTCTCGAACTCGGCGGCAAGGATCCGGCCATCGTGCTGGCGGATGCGGATCTGGACCGTGCAGCCGCCGGAATTGCCTGGGGTGGATTGTTCAACGCCGGACAGGTGTGTGTGTCCATCGAACGCGTCTACGTCGAAGCGCCGGTGTACGACGACTTCGTCGCAAGACTGGCGAAGCTCGTGGGCTCGCTGCGTCAAGGAGCCGACGACGATGGATATGGAATCGACATCGGCGCCTTGGCTACCCCGGCTCAGCGCGACCTTGTCGCGCGGCACGTCGCCGACGCTGTCGAGGGCGGCGCCACTGCGCTGACCGGTGGCAAGGCCGGCAGCACCGGCACGTTCTTCGAGCCGACAGTCCTCGTCGACGTCGATCAGTCGATGGCCTGCATCCGAGAGGAGACCTTCGGGCCGACGATCCCAGTCGTGAAGGTGGCCGATGCCGATGAAGCCGTGCGCTTGGCCAATGATTCCGAGTACGGACTGTCCGCAACCGTGTGGTGCGGGGACCGAGCCCGCGGCGAGGAGATCGCCCGCCGACTCGAAGCCGGCGCGGTGAACATCAACGACGCCTTCTCCAACCTGTTCGCGCTGGGACTACCACATGGAGGCTGGAAGCAATCCGGTCTCGGCGCACGATTCGGTGGAGAGTACGGAATTCGGAAATACACTCGGCAGCAAGCGATCACAGTACCGCGCGGACCCAAATTGAAGCGCGAGTTGCTGTGGTACCCGTACTCGCCGATCCGCGGTCGACTCGTCGGCCGCGTCCTGAGAGCCCTCGTCGCCCGTGACCCGCGCCGTCGCTTGTCCGTGACAAGCCGCTCGAAGTCCCTGTAA
- a CDS encoding SDR family oxidoreductase has translation MTNSLRGRVIAITGGARGIGFATATALTQLGAKVAIGDIDDVKLKESATELDLLSYSKLDVTDTESFEAFLDDVEAKLGPIDVLVNNAGIMPAGRIVDEPDAVTRRILDINVLGVITGSKLAARRMLPRGRGHVINIASLAGEIYTPGLATYCASKYAVVGFTDAARVEHRGTGIEFSAVLPSFVNTELTAGTKGIPGLKNAEPEDIARAIVSLIENPKPKVRVTKLVGALAASQKFFPRRIGEALNRALHTDKVFLDDVDITARQAYEERARHS, from the coding sequence ATGACCAATTCTCTGCGTGGTCGCGTCATCGCGATCACCGGCGGTGCCCGAGGAATCGGATTCGCTACTGCCACGGCCCTGACCCAACTCGGCGCAAAAGTTGCGATCGGGGACATCGACGACGTCAAACTGAAAGAGTCCGCGACCGAACTCGACCTGCTCAGCTACAGCAAGCTCGACGTAACGGACACCGAATCGTTCGAGGCCTTCCTCGACGACGTGGAAGCAAAGCTCGGACCTATCGACGTGCTCGTCAACAACGCCGGCATCATGCCTGCGGGCCGAATCGTGGACGAGCCCGATGCGGTCACTCGCCGGATCCTCGATATCAATGTCCTCGGAGTCATCACCGGTTCCAAACTGGCGGCTCGGCGAATGTTGCCGCGCGGCCGTGGCCACGTAATCAACATCGCCTCACTTGCAGGCGAGATTTACACACCGGGTCTGGCCACCTACTGCGCCAGCAAATATGCCGTCGTCGGCTTCACTGACGCGGCTCGGGTGGAGCACCGCGGCACCGGAATCGAGTTTTCCGCAGTGCTACCATCTTTCGTCAACACCGAGCTCACTGCCGGCACCAAGGGGATTCCCGGACTCAAGAACGCCGAGCCGGAGGACATTGCACGCGCGATCGTCTCACTGATCGAAAACCCCAAACCGAAGGTGCGGGTGACCAAGCTCGTCGGTGCCCTCGCTGCAAGTCAAAAGTTCTTTCCGCGGCGGATCGGCGAAGCCCTCAACCGTGCGCTCCACACGGACAAGGTATTTCTCGACGACGTCGACATCACTGCTCGGCAGGCCTACGAGGAGCGGGCGCGTCACAGCTGA